The following coding sequences are from one Paenibacillus sp. FSL R5-0912 window:
- a CDS encoding MetQ/NlpA family ABC transporter substrate-binding protein yields the protein MKKLLVVMLISAMAVLAACGNNKEAEGSGDKKEIKVGFGVGTYEEQFRQSILPILEEKGYKVDIKTFSQNMQVNPAMKEGSIDASIFQSTAYMEAINEEIGADMVGIAYVPGAPQGLYSVNHTTLDDVKDGTTVAVPNDPVNQERALRILEELGWVKIKEGAGVADFNINSIEPDKFNIDIKVLDPAQILVSLQDVDYGVVNGNYIANAPDRKITDALKIENTPMQHRIIVSVNKKDTDTQWAKDLKAAYESKEFEEYILGQEKYAGFILPEAWANN from the coding sequence ATGAAAAAATTACTGGTAGTGATGCTGATTAGTGCGATGGCGGTGCTGGCTGCCTGCGGCAATAATAAGGAAGCGGAAGGCTCCGGGGACAAGAAAGAGATTAAGGTCGGATTCGGTGTAGGTACTTATGAAGAGCAATTCCGTCAATCGATTCTGCCGATTCTGGAGGAGAAGGGCTATAAAGTAGACATCAAAACCTTCTCGCAGAATATGCAGGTTAACCCGGCGATGAAGGAGGGCTCGATTGACGCGAGTATTTTCCAGAGTACAGCCTATATGGAAGCTATCAATGAAGAAATCGGTGCAGATATGGTGGGGATTGCCTATGTTCCGGGTGCGCCTCAGGGTCTATATTCCGTAAATCATACAACGCTTGATGATGTGAAAGACGGCACTACCGTTGCTGTTCCGAACGATCCAGTCAATCAGGAGCGTGCGCTGCGTATCCTGGAGGAGCTGGGCTGGGTCAAAATCAAAGAGGGAGCCGGCGTAGCGGACTTCAATATTAACAGCATTGAGCCGGATAAGTTCAACATTGACATTAAAGTGCTGGACCCGGCGCAGATTCTGGTCTCGCTGCAGGATGTGGATTACGGCGTGGTTAACGGGAACTACATTGCCAATGCTCCGGACCGGAAGATTACAGATGCCCTTAAAATTGAGAATACGCCCATGCAGCACAGAATCATCGTATCGGTTAACAAAAAGGATACGGATACCCAGTGGGCCAAGGATCTGAAGGCTGCGTATGAATCCAAAGAATTCGAGGAATACATCCTGGGGCAAGAGAAATATGCCGGGTTCATTCTGCCGGAAGCCTGGGCAAATAATTAA
- a CDS encoding methionine ABC transporter permease: MFSTSITSEQFLKAIIETIQMVGVSLFVGSLLGVPLGILLVITRPGGVLENKALYTVLNPVINIIRSLPFIILLVAIIPLTRAIVNTSIGTSAAIVPLIIYIAPYIARLVENSLLEVNPGILEAAEAMGATPLQVIWYFLLPEAIGSLILSLTTATIGLIGATAMAGTVGGGGVGDLAIVYGYQRFDKVVMVATVIILIILVQGIQSLGNTLARKIRRY; this comes from the coding sequence ATGTTCTCGACATCGATCACAAGTGAGCAATTTCTTAAGGCCATTATCGAAACGATCCAGATGGTAGGCGTATCCCTTTTTGTCGGCTCGCTCCTGGGCGTTCCTCTGGGCATCCTTCTGGTCATTACCCGTCCAGGCGGAGTACTGGAGAACAAAGCGCTCTATACCGTACTTAATCCGGTGATCAACATCATCCGTTCGCTTCCGTTCATCATTTTGCTGGTAGCTATTATTCCGTTAACAAGGGCAATTGTTAATACATCCATAGGAACCAGTGCAGCCATTGTTCCGCTGATCATCTACATCGCACCTTATATCGCACGGCTGGTAGAGAATTCGCTGCTGGAAGTGAATCCGGGTATTCTTGAAGCAGCTGAAGCGATGGGAGCTACTCCGCTGCAAGTCATATGGTACTTCCTGCTGCCAGAAGCGATAGGGTCGTTAATCCTCTCCCTGACCACAGCAACGATCGGATTGATCGGGGCAACCGCGATGGCTGGAACAGTGGGCGGCGGCGGTGTCGGTGATTTAGCCATCGTGTATGGCTATCAACGTTTTGACAAGGTGGTCATGGTCGCTACCGTAATTATTCTCATCATTCTGGTGCAGGGCATTCAATCCTTGGGCAACACATTGGCCCGTAAAATTCGCCGTTACTAG
- a CDS encoding YuzB family protein: protein MRPIIEFCASNIGQGTEKLKNKLEQNPEYDVVEYGCLNNCGQCYLQPFAMVDGEIIEAESADGLEEAIEAAIKEAEAWDSLEID from the coding sequence ATGAGACCAATTATAGAATTTTGTGCCAGTAATATCGGACAGGGTACAGAAAAGCTCAAAAATAAGCTGGAGCAAAACCCCGAATACGATGTGGTGGAGTACGGCTGTCTGAACAACTGCGGACAATGTTATCTGCAGCCCTTCGCCATGGTCGACGGGGAGATTATTGAAGCCGAATCCGCCGACGGACTTGAAGAGGCGATTGAAGCAGCCATTAAAGAGGCTGAGGCATGGGATAGCCTTGAGATCGATTAA
- a CDS encoding methionine ABC transporter ATP-binding protein, translating into MIELRDVYKTFTRKEVKIEALKGISLKVDKGDIFGVIGYSGAGKSTLIRLVNYLERPSEGQVLVDGHDLGAYSDKELRAAKKNIGMIFQHFNLLESKKVFDNVAIPLVLLKKNKTEIRKRVEELLEFVGLSDKAGSYPSELSGGQKQRVGIARALASNPSILLCDEATSALDPQTTRSILQLLKRINAEYNITVMIITHEMSVIQEICNKVAVMEEGRIIEQGSVLDVFGQPKHETTQNFVKTVIQNSMTSSVHRTLRAEHGSQLYKLNFAGDSASEPVLYEIIRTYGVKVNILFANTTEIQETTLGTIIVQLQGDPAQVEAALDYMKQHEVRIEEVKSHVLDIDHK; encoded by the coding sequence ATGATTGAATTACGGGATGTGTACAAGACCTTCACCCGCAAAGAGGTGAAGATTGAAGCTCTGAAGGGGATCAGCCTGAAGGTAGACAAAGGGGATATCTTCGGTGTCATCGGCTACAGCGGTGCAGGTAAAAGCACATTGATCCGCCTGGTCAATTACCTGGAAAGACCGTCTGAGGGACAGGTGCTGGTGGACGGGCATGATCTGGGCGCGTACAGCGACAAAGAGCTGCGGGCTGCCAAGAAAAACATCGGCATGATTTTTCAGCATTTTAACCTTCTGGAGTCCAAAAAAGTGTTCGACAATGTGGCCATTCCGCTCGTGCTGCTGAAAAAGAACAAAACCGAAATCCGCAAGCGGGTCGAGGAGCTGCTTGAATTTGTTGGTTTGAGCGACAAGGCCGGAAGCTATCCGAGTGAGCTGTCAGGCGGACAGAAGCAGCGGGTCGGGATTGCCCGGGCGCTTGCCTCGAATCCCTCTATTCTGCTCTGCGACGAAGCTACTTCTGCACTGGACCCGCAGACTACCAGATCTATTCTGCAGCTGCTCAAACGAATCAATGCGGAATACAACATTACAGTAATGATCATCACGCATGAGATGTCGGTGATTCAGGAGATCTGCAACAAGGTAGCCGTTATGGAAGAGGGACGGATTATCGAGCAGGGCAGCGTACTGGATGTATTCGGTCAGCCCAAGCATGAGACCACGCAGAATTTCGTGAAGACCGTCATTCAGAACAGCATGACTTCCAGCGTCCATAGAACACTCAGAGCAGAGCATGGAAGCCAGCTCTATAAACTGAATTTTGCCGGAGACAGCGCATCTGAGCCTGTTCTGTATGAGATCATCCGGACCTACGGAGTCAAGGTCAATATTCTGTTTGCGAATACGACGGAGATTCAAGAGACGACGCTGGGTACGATTATCGTTCAGCTGCAGGGTGATCCGGCCCAGGTTGAGGCGGCCTTGGATTACATGAAGCAGCATGAAGTACGGATAGAGGAGGTGAAATCCCATGTTCTCGACATCGATCACAAGTGA
- a CDS encoding uroporphyrinogen decarboxylase family protein, with product MSVWSKQDRFQAILSGELADRPIVSGWRHFIDKEQNAEDLAESTISFTEKFDWDWVKINPRATYLAEAWGNQYDFADYRTVFPRQLTTVIPEAKNLWDLDVKKATRTASLLEHLEAVRKIRQGLPGTPLIQTVFSPLTVLLFIVGRSAYVTTTVFGIEQPVTLESLFKEHRAAAHHALHAIALTLADYVQELKHAGSDGLFYAVTGTAHPGLFDEAMFDELSRPYDSIVLEAAGDGKNILHTCGAYSQPEKFNDYRIDGISWDTIAEGNPGLEANLKATKVGGVDHGLFAGNHLEQIGLQAEEALKQMKDQPFSLSPNCAIPLTVTDEALVHFKNTVLK from the coding sequence ATGAGTGTATGGAGTAAGCAGGACCGTTTTCAGGCGATATTATCCGGAGAGCTTGCGGATCGTCCGATTGTCAGCGGATGGCGTCACTTTATTGACAAGGAACAGAATGCAGAGGATTTGGCAGAGTCCACGATTTCTTTTACGGAGAAATTTGATTGGGACTGGGTGAAGATCAATCCGCGGGCGACCTATCTGGCGGAAGCCTGGGGGAATCAGTACGACTTCGCAGACTATAGGACTGTATTTCCGAGACAGCTGACTACGGTTATCCCGGAAGCCAAGAATCTCTGGGATCTGGATGTGAAAAAAGCAACCCGGACCGCTTCGCTGCTGGAGCATCTGGAGGCCGTCCGGAAGATCCGCCAGGGCTTGCCGGGTACCCCGCTGATCCAGACGGTATTCTCACCGCTCACGGTATTGCTGTTCATCGTGGGGCGTTCCGCTTATGTTACGACAACCGTATTCGGCATTGAGCAGCCGGTAACGCTGGAATCGCTCTTCAAGGAACACCGGGCAGCTGCGCACCACGCCCTGCATGCCATTGCCTTAACCTTAGCGGATTATGTCCAGGAGCTTAAGCACGCGGGTTCAGACGGCTTGTTCTACGCTGTGACAGGTACAGCACATCCCGGATTATTCGATGAAGCGATGTTCGACGAGCTGTCCAGACCCTATGATTCCATCGTCCTGGAGGCTGCCGGCGACGGCAAGAATATTCTGCATACCTGCGGTGCCTATTCCCAGCCGGAGAAATTCAATGATTACCGTATCGACGGGATTAGCTGGGATACGATAGCCGAAGGAAATCCCGGACTGGAAGCGAACCTCAAGGCCACGAAGGTGGGCGGAGTGGATCACGGGCTGTTTGCAGGGAACCATCTGGAACAGATTGGACTGCAGGCTGAGGAAGCCCTGAAGCAGATGAAGGATCAGCCGTTTAGTCTTTCGCCCAACTGTGCTATTCCGTTAACTGTAACAGACGAGGCGTTAGTGCATTTTAAAAACACAGTACTCAAATAG
- a CDS encoding ArsR/SmtB family transcription factor, whose translation MDKQFKAYAQAAELLKALAHPVRLCIVKGIIDKGSCNVTYMQECLELPQSTVSQHLQKLRAFGIVETERNGLEIIYSIKDERTRQLIQILMEE comes from the coding sequence ATGGACAAACAATTTAAAGCTTATGCTCAGGCGGCTGAGTTACTAAAGGCTCTAGCCCATCCGGTTAGATTATGTATTGTAAAAGGAATTATTGATAAAGGAAGCTGCAATGTAACCTACATGCAGGAATGTCTGGAGCTTCCACAATCAACGGTTTCACAGCATCTCCAGAAGCTCAGAGCATTCGGTATTGTAGAGACTGAGAGAAACGGTCTTGAGATTATTTATTCTATTAAAGACGAAAGAACCAGACAACTGATACAAATATTAATGGAGGAATAG
- a CDS encoding VOC family protein, with amino-acid sequence MAVLKWDHLVHYVNDLDQPVQLFSEHGLVAFRGGSHKAWGTYNALSYFGLTYLEFLGIENLELARATEHNVVVRDAVTVLPEHEVLSRVVLRTDDIEAVEARLKTAGLILSPIIDGRRLDNKGRLIEWRMMTIDGDFQGLVYPFIIQWSGTDEERLESLTAAGINQPHPAGNVDIVSAVFRVSDPAAAAKHWSELFSLPVTGPVGGSFILKAGDQTFEFVQGAENQFSQVILRTDSPLLKGKTLHVGEGEYVFE; translated from the coding sequence ATGGCGGTGCTGAAATGGGATCACCTGGTACACTATGTGAATGATCTGGATCAGCCGGTGCAGCTCTTCTCGGAGCATGGGCTGGTGGCCTTCCGGGGCGGCTCGCATAAGGCTTGGGGGACCTATAACGCCTTAAGCTACTTCGGGCTGACCTATCTGGAGTTCCTCGGAATCGAGAACCTGGAGCTCGCACGGGCGACTGAACATAATGTTGTCGTGCGGGATGCGGTTACCGTTCTGCCGGAGCATGAGGTCTTAAGCAGAGTGGTCCTGCGGACGGATGACATTGAAGCCGTTGAGGCCAGATTGAAAACAGCGGGGTTGATATTATCGCCCATCATTGACGGCCGGCGTCTCGATAACAAAGGCAGATTAATCGAGTGGCGGATGATGACCATTGACGGTGACTTCCAGGGACTGGTCTATCCGTTCATTATCCAGTGGAGCGGAACAGATGAAGAGCGGCTGGAGAGTCTGACCGCCGCCGGAATCAACCAGCCCCATCCTGCGGGTAATGTGGACATCGTGAGCGCGGTATTCCGTGTCAGCGATCCCGCTGCTGCAGCCAAGCATTGGAGTGAGCTGTTCAGCCTTCCCGTTACCGGACCTGTGGGCGGCAGCTTCATTCTTAAGGCGGGAGATCAGACCTTTGAATTCGTGCAGGGCGCGGAGAATCAATTCAGCCAGGTCATTCTCCGGACCGATTCGCCTCTGCTTAAGGGAAAGACCCTGCATGTGGGTGAAGGGGAATATGTGTTTGAATAG
- the mqnE gene encoding aminofutalosine synthase MqnE — translation MSTLITPHMDARMANIIEKVRGGERLNLEDGVYLYESNDLLTIGQLANEVNQRKNGNKVYFIENMSLYFTNVCESRCAFCNFRKDEGEDGAYTLSGEEMVQYVQQHIHPGVREFHIVGGHNDNVPFQYYVDSLRALNEHFPDVTLKAYTAAEIDFFTRISGLSIREVLEQLRAAGLKTLTGGGAEILSDQYRKKMRVDKANVEEYLEVHRTAHNIGMRTHTTMLYGSIESREDRIRHMLQIRDLQDETGGFMVFIPLSMQPKNKNAGIMRRNSAYEDLKTIAVSRLMLDNFDHIKAYFINIGAQLTQVALSFGASDVHGTILKERISHAAGALTPEGLTREELIWLVKGAGRIPVERDTFYNEIKVYE, via the coding sequence ATGTCTACCCTTATAACACCCCACATGGATGCCCGGATGGCGAACATCATTGAGAAGGTCCGCGGCGGAGAAAGATTAAATTTGGAAGATGGCGTTTATTTATATGAGAGCAATGATTTATTAACGATTGGGCAATTAGCCAATGAGGTTAACCAGCGAAAAAACGGGAATAAAGTATATTTTATCGAAAACATGAGTCTATATTTCACCAATGTCTGCGAATCCCGCTGCGCATTCTGCAATTTCCGCAAGGATGAGGGAGAAGACGGCGCTTATACCCTTTCCGGCGAGGAAATGGTGCAATATGTGCAGCAGCATATCCATCCCGGCGTACGCGAGTTCCACATTGTCGGAGGCCATAATGATAACGTGCCCTTCCAGTACTATGTTGATTCGCTTCGGGCCTTGAACGAGCACTTCCCTGACGTCACTCTCAAGGCCTACACCGCAGCAGAGATCGACTTCTTCACCCGCATCAGCGGCCTTAGCATCCGTGAAGTGCTGGAGCAGCTGCGCGCCGCCGGACTGAAGACACTTACCGGGGGAGGGGCGGAGATTCTATCCGACCAGTACCGCAAAAAAATGCGTGTGGACAAAGCCAATGTCGAGGAATATCTGGAGGTTCACCGCACTGCTCATAATATAGGTATGAGAACACATACGACTATGCTGTACGGCTCCATTGAGTCCCGCGAGGACCGCATCCGCCATATGCTGCAAATCCGCGACCTGCAGGACGAAACGGGCGGATTCATGGTGTTCATACCGCTCTCCATGCAGCCTAAGAATAAGAATGCAGGCATTATGCGCCGGAACTCTGCTTATGAGGATCTTAAGACGATTGCAGTAAGCCGTCTGATGCTGGACAACTTTGACCATATCAAAGCCTACTTCATTAATATCGGGGCACAGCTGACCCAGGTCGCCCTCAGCTTCGGAGCTTCAGATGTGCATGGCACGATTCTCAAAGAACGGATCAGCCATGCCGCGGGCGCATTGACCCCGGAAGGTCTGACACGTGAAGAGCTGATTTGGCTCGTCAAAGGGGCCGGTCGGATTCCGGTTGAACGGGATACTTTCTACAACGAGATTAAAGTATACGAGTAA
- a CDS encoding amidohydrolase produces MKPQHEREEALAARLTEVRRNLHREPELSYQEFRTTEKLRKWLTEEGIHILDLPLETGLIAEVGQGEGSVVAIRCDIDALPIEEQTGLPFASEIPGKMHACGHDFHTAVILGAAILLKQHEHELPGKVKILFQPAEETGHGAEGVLASGGLDEVEAIFGIHNSPELPTGAFGTRTGALTAGVDRFEITVKGVGAHAATPEKGVDTIVTAAQIITMLQTVVSRQNNPLEPVVLSVTRINGGFTWNVLPEKVELEGTVRTYNEEIRSSIPNQMTRIIEGIAAAAGAEAKLHWYPGPPATINHGEWTDFTKEVAAHAGYDVHDIPPQMGGEDFAYYLQKIPGAFVNIGAGPNHALHHPGFDVDEAAILPAAKYFATLAEQALAKLQVQARSLNPKLTDD; encoded by the coding sequence ATGAAACCACAGCACGAGAGGGAAGAGGCTTTGGCAGCCCGGCTAACGGAAGTGCGGAGGAACCTCCACCGCGAACCGGAGCTTAGCTATCAGGAATTCAGAACCACAGAGAAGCTGCGCAAATGGCTGACCGAAGAGGGAATACATATCCTGGACCTTCCCTTGGAGACCGGACTTATAGCGGAGGTCGGACAAGGGGAAGGGAGCGTTGTGGCGATCCGCTGTGATATAGATGCGCTGCCGATTGAGGAGCAGACGGGGCTGCCGTTCGCCTCAGAGATTCCCGGAAAGATGCACGCCTGCGGTCATGACTTTCATACCGCAGTCATCCTGGGAGCCGCCATCCTGCTGAAGCAGCATGAGCATGAACTGCCGGGTAAGGTTAAAATTCTGTTCCAGCCCGCAGAAGAGACAGGTCACGGTGCAGAAGGCGTGCTGGCCTCAGGGGGACTGGACGAGGTAGAAGCTATATTCGGCATACATAATTCACCGGAGCTGCCTACGGGAGCGTTCGGTACAAGAACGGGAGCCTTGACGGCAGGGGTAGACCGCTTTGAAATTACGGTGAAAGGTGTCGGTGCTCATGCCGCTACTCCGGAAAAGGGGGTAGATACCATAGTCACGGCTGCGCAGATCATTACCATGCTGCAAACTGTAGTCAGCCGTCAAAATAATCCCCTGGAGCCTGTAGTGCTCAGTGTGACCCGAATCAACGGGGGCTTCACCTGGAATGTATTGCCGGAGAAGGTTGAGCTTGAGGGTACGGTACGCACCTACAATGAAGAAATCCGCAGCAGCATTCCGAACCAGATGACCCGGATCATTGAGGGAATTGCGGCAGCTGCCGGAGCAGAGGCGAAGCTGCATTGGTATCCCGGGCCGCCGGCTACGATCAATCACGGGGAATGGACAGACTTCACCAAAGAGGTCGCGGCCCATGCAGGCTATGATGTTCATGATATTCCGCCGCAAATGGGCGGGGAGGACTTCGCCTATTATTTGCAGAAGATACCGGGTGCTTTTGTGAACATCGGAGCCGGCCCGAACCATGCGCTGCATCATCCCGGGTTTGATGTAGATGAGGCGGCCATCCTGCCGGCTGCTAAGTATTTTGCTACACTTGCGGAACAGGCCCTTGCGAAGCTGCAGGTACAAGCCCGAAGCCTGAATCCTAAATTAACAGATGATTGA
- a CDS encoding NAD(P)/FAD-dependent oxidoreductase, whose translation MRTLLVLGGGYGGLALIQQLLNNHLPHDVEIVLVDRMPYQGIKTEYYALAAGTVTDYHLRIQFPVHPRLTIRYGQVGSIDLESRVIFLDTGEPISYDILAIALGCTDNFHNIPGAEHYACSIQSFAGTRETYRRLNDVKPYGTVNIVGGGLSGVEIASELRESRPDLNISILDRGERVLSSFPAKLSQYVEEWFNEHHVETMGRVSVSHVEKDAIFNGTQAIPADVTVWTAGIQPVQVVQQLELPKDRGGRIIVGDYYNVADYPEVYVIGDCASLPFAPSAQAAGAQGEQVAQIIQALWRGETPKLHKIKLKGTLGSLGKNAGFGLMGRRSVMGRVPRLLKSGVLWMSKRHFG comes from the coding sequence ATGAGAACTCTACTTGTCCTGGGCGGCGGCTACGGCGGTCTTGCCCTCATTCAGCAACTTCTTAACAACCATCTCCCCCATGATGTGGAAATCGTCCTGGTTGACCGGATGCCGTATCAGGGAATCAAGACGGAATATTATGCACTGGCCGCAGGAACTGTAACGGATTATCATCTGCGGATTCAATTCCCGGTTCATCCCCGCTTAACGATCCGCTATGGTCAGGTGGGCTCCATCGATTTGGAGAGCCGGGTGATATTCCTCGATACCGGGGAGCCGATATCTTATGATATTCTGGCGATAGCGCTCGGCTGCACCGATAATTTCCATAACATCCCCGGAGCCGAGCACTATGCCTGCAGTATTCAGAGCTTTGCCGGGACCCGCGAAACCTACCGCCGGCTGAACGATGTGAAGCCTTACGGAACGGTCAACATTGTAGGCGGAGGACTGAGCGGCGTTGAGATTGCCTCAGAACTGCGGGAGAGCCGGCCTGATCTGAACATCTCCATTCTGGACCGCGGGGAACGGGTATTGTCTTCTTTCCCGGCCAAGCTGTCACAGTATGTGGAGGAGTGGTTCAATGAGCATCATGTGGAGACCATGGGACGGGTATCCGTCTCCCATGTAGAAAAGGATGCCATCTTCAATGGCACCCAGGCAATTCCTGCTGATGTTACGGTCTGGACTGCCGGCATTCAGCCGGTGCAGGTGGTCCAACAGCTTGAACTCCCCAAAGACCGTGGAGGACGGATCATTGTGGGCGATTATTACAATGTGGCCGACTATCCGGAGGTGTACGTGATTGGAGATTGCGCCAGTCTCCCCTTCGCACCGAGCGCACAGGCGGCAGGTGCACAAGGAGAACAGGTCGCACAGATTATTCAGGCCCTATGGCGTGGTGAGACCCCGAAGCTGCATAAGATCAAGCTTAAGGGCACTCTCGGCTCACTGGGTAAAAATGCCGGCTTTGGCCTGATGGGCCGCCGCTCCGTCATGGGCCGTGTTCCACGCCTGCTCAAAAGCGGCGTTCTCTGGATGTCTAAGCGTCATTTCGGGTAG
- a CDS encoding GntR family transcriptional regulator, with protein sequence MEMRSRRLSKDNTYYALKQKIIDSELEPDQAVNEESLAALLGISRTPLREAIQRLENEDFLVRQPNGRLRVAPLTITEVEEIFQIRSMLEGHIARNAARNATAKDIQRLTLILEKLKHSFQMGDNQDVVSYGFEFHDYLSEISALKTFEKVLNQLRDRSLRYCRYVSLHGDWNTQADEEHLAILQMIIARDEDGAEQAMREHILSSLSAALERIRGIEQM encoded by the coding sequence ATGGAAATGCGCTCACGAAGATTGTCTAAGGATAATACCTACTACGCACTCAAGCAAAAAATAATAGACAGCGAGCTGGAGCCGGACCAGGCGGTTAACGAAGAGAGTCTGGCGGCACTCCTCGGGATCAGCCGTACACCGCTAAGAGAAGCCATCCAGCGGCTGGAGAATGAGGATTTCCTGGTGCGCCAGCCAAACGGAAGGCTTCGGGTAGCTCCGTTAACGATTACGGAGGTTGAAGAAATCTTCCAGATCCGCAGCATGCTTGAAGGCCATATTGCCAGAAATGCAGCCAGGAACGCTACGGCTAAGGATATTCAGCGATTAACGCTGATTCTGGAGAAGCTGAAGCACTCCTTTCAGATGGGTGACAATCAGGATGTTGTTTCCTATGGTTTTGAATTCCATGATTATTTATCGGAAATAAGTGCTCTGAAGACCTTTGAGAAGGTGCTGAACCAATTAAGAGACCGTTCACTCCGTTATTGCCGTTATGTCTCGCTTCATGGGGACTGGAACACACAGGCGGATGAAGAGCATCTTGCGATTCTGCAAATGATCATAGCCCGGGATGAAGACGGTGCAGAGCAAGCCATGCGGGAGCATATCTTAAGCAGCCTGTCTGCTGCACTTGAGCGGATTAGAGGAATTGAGCAAATGTAA
- the proC gene encoding pyrroline-5-carboxylate reductase — MIKGKIHFIGGGQMAEAIIRACIAGGTLAGDQISVSDINEGRLQHLKSKYSVDTESTQEQGLQAAELIIIAVRPQDDLTALGAQVRQSASPAAAIISIVAGVTIARLGDYFGAERPIVRVIPNTLTDTGYGYSGVALNTAASLEQVEEFLLGFGKVQVLEESYIDIFTGFGVAGPNYIYYFIESFTDAGVLAGLPREQAWKVALENMLGAVAMLQQTGLHPRQLLDINNSPGGVGMHGLYELNNSDFAAGLQRSVLAAVKRTTELGVKK; from the coding sequence GTGATTAAAGGAAAGATTCATTTCATTGGCGGCGGGCAGATGGCGGAAGCGATCATCCGCGCCTGCATCGCAGGCGGTACGCTGGCTGGGGATCAAATCAGTGTATCGGACATCAACGAGGGACGGCTTCAGCACTTGAAGTCTAAATACAGTGTAGACACGGAGAGTACGCAGGAACAAGGACTCCAGGCAGCAGAGCTGATCATCATTGCGGTTCGTCCGCAGGATGACCTGACCGCTCTTGGAGCCCAGGTCCGGCAATCCGCATCCCCTGCTGCCGCTATCATATCGATTGTGGCGGGGGTAACGATTGCCCGGCTGGGAGATTATTTCGGAGCGGAACGCCCGATTGTCCGGGTCATTCCGAATACTTTGACCGATACAGGCTACGGATATAGCGGTGTAGCTCTGAATACAGCCGCTTCCCTGGAGCAGGTGGAGGAATTCCTGCTTGGCTTCGGCAAGGTGCAGGTTCTGGAGGAGTCCTACATTGATATCTTCACCGGATTCGGGGTAGCCGGACCCAACTACATCTATTATTTCATAGAGTCGTTCACAGATGCCGGCGTTCTTGCCGGATTGCCGAGGGAACAGGCCTGGAAGGTAGCGCTGGAGAATATGCTGGGAGCGGTGGCGATGCTGCAGCAGACCGGACTGCATCCGAGACAGCTGCTGGATATCAACAATTCGCCTGGCGGGGTCGGCATGCACGGGTTATACGAGCTGAATAACAGTGATTTCGCGGCCGGACTGCAGCGGAGTGTGCTGGCAGCCGTGAAGCGGACCACAGAGCTGGGAGTGAAGAAATAA
- a CDS encoding rhodanese-like domain-containing protein gives MAFKISKEITPRQVAAQLKKGAPLNMLDVRELGEWAEGHIAGAKHIPLGLLMERQHELDPAQEIIVMCRSGSRSGLACELLGEKGFTVVNMTGGLSAWTDELVRD, from the coding sequence ATGGCATTCAAAATTTCAAAAGAAATTACACCCCGGCAAGTAGCAGCGCAGCTCAAGAAGGGGGCGCCTCTTAATATGCTTGATGTTCGCGAGCTTGGAGAATGGGCGGAGGGACACATCGCCGGTGCTAAGCATATTCCTCTTGGACTGCTTATGGAACGGCAACATGAACTGGATCCTGCACAAGAAATCATTGTTATGTGCCGAAGCGGGAGCCGGAGCGGCCTGGCTTGCGAACTGCTGGGCGAAAAGGGGTTTACTGTTGTGAACATGACAGGTGGACTTAGTGCATGGACGGATGAATTGGTGCGTGACTAA
- a CDS encoding HesB/IscA family protein: MINISETAAGQLKTMLAEQEIPNMFLRLGVTPGGCSGFSYAMGFDDNESDQDVYMDIEGLKVVVSKDDIRYLDGLEIDFEESGMTGGFTINNPNASATCGCGSSFRTKEEAGNPAAEPC; the protein is encoded by the coding sequence ATGATTAACATAAGTGAAACAGCAGCTGGCCAATTGAAGACCATGCTTGCTGAGCAGGAAATACCTAATATGTTTCTCCGTCTGGGCGTAACACCCGGAGGCTGCAGCGGTTTCTCTTACGCTATGGGCTTCGATGATAACGAAAGCGACCAGGATGTGTATATGGACATTGAGGGTCTAAAGGTGGTCGTAAGCAAAGACGATATCCGCTACCTCGACGGTCTGGAGATCGACTTCGAGGAATCCGGCATGACCGGAGGCTTCACCATCAACAACCCGAATGCCAGCGCTACCTGTGGATGTGGTTCATCCTTCCGCACGAAGGAAGAAGCAGGGAATCCGGCGGCGGAGCCTTGCTAA